A genomic region of Streptococcus suis contains the following coding sequences:
- a CDS encoding alpha/beta hydrolase: MKKIKKYLLWLLGIVAGLGLVAYVTVTNHPQLVVGMIQSLIYQESSPNSYSPLYEAIDGPKENGHYLKSEIAYSKEYPNSFLDIIYPDSNLDADRPTLFYFHGGGFFAGSKNMGDPLAASEATYLIDDIVAKGYNVVNVDYALVPDYHFPTPLIQMNQAIAYIKEHAAEYHLNMDNVVLMGSSAGAIMVAQYGSVLANSDYAQLLDFKPSIAKEQVKALVIDDAPLDYPKLSLGAKMLVGNYVAGTIYLSQEEINAYNPIFHVTKDYPVSFLLGSEYRTDLITLQQALKRVDVVHELVDPLAEKGLEKPHGFVSNLRTDPVSAEAFDRMMIFLEERTKE; the protein is encoded by the coding sequence ATGAAAAAGATAAAAAAATACCTCTTGTGGTTACTTGGAATTGTAGCAGGTTTGGGCCTGGTTGCTTATGTGACAGTTACCAACCACCCACAGCTAGTAGTTGGAATGATTCAATCTCTCATTTATCAGGAGAGTTCACCCAACTCCTACAGTCCTCTTTATGAAGCTATTGACGGTCCGAAAGAAAATGGTCACTATCTGAAAAGTGAGATTGCCTATAGCAAGGAATATCCCAATAGCTTTTTAGATATTATCTATCCAGACTCAAATCTAGACGCTGATCGTCCAACGCTTTTTTATTTTCATGGTGGTGGCTTCTTTGCAGGTAGTAAAAATATGGGTGACCCGCTGGCAGCCAGTGAAGCGACTTATTTGATTGATGATATAGTGGCAAAAGGGTATAATGTAGTAAATGTGGACTACGCTTTGGTGCCAGATTACCACTTTCCAACGCCCCTCATTCAGATGAATCAGGCGATTGCCTATATAAAGGAACACGCTGCAGAATACCATTTGAACATGGACAATGTCGTTCTAATGGGCTCATCAGCAGGTGCAATTATGGTTGCCCAATATGGCAGTGTCTTAGCCAATTCAGACTATGCTCAGCTATTGGACTTCAAGCCAAGCATCGCAAAAGAACAGGTCAAGGCTTTGGTCATTGATGATGCCCCTTTGGATTATCCCAAGCTTTCTCTGGGTGCCAAGATGCTGGTGGGCAACTATGTGGCGGGGACCATTTATCTCAGTCAGGAAGAAATCAATGCTTACAACCCGATTTTCCATGTGACCAAGGATTATCCAGTAAGTTTCCTTTTGGGTAGTGAATATCGTACCGACCTAATCACGCTTCAACAGGCTTTGAAACGGGTGGATGTGGTTCATGAGTTGGTCGATCCCTTAGCAGAGAAGGGACTGGAAAAACCGCATGGCTTTGTGTCGAATTTGCGGACGGACCCTGTCTCTGCAGAAGCCTTTGACCGTATGATGATCTTTTTAGAAGAACGAACGAAAGAATGA
- a CDS encoding alpha/beta fold hydrolase, translating into MSYITTKNQYITVAGNQIAYRELGKGKSKLPLVMLVHLAATLDNWDPKLLDLLAEKEHVIVLDLPGVGASQGKVASTIPGMAEQAHAIIKALGHTKINLLGLSMGGFIAQEIVRLDSQMVNRLILAGTGPRGGVEVDKVTGKTFRYMLKAGLERVDPKRYIFYNHDEAGRLEAEKVLGRMGERKAEYADNDMNVPGFLTQLKAIKRWGRDPQDDMTFITQPTLIVNGDKDMQVPTENSYIMHEKIKNSQLIIYPNAGHGSIFQNAEAFSTALIDFLEE; encoded by the coding sequence ATGTCTTATATCACAACTAAAAATCAATACATTACTGTCGCTGGCAATCAGATTGCCTATCGTGAACTAGGTAAGGGCAAGTCTAAACTGCCCTTGGTCATGTTGGTCCATTTGGCCGCAACCTTGGACAACTGGGATCCAAAATTGCTAGACTTACTAGCTGAAAAAGAGCATGTCATTGTTCTTGACCTGCCTGGCGTCGGAGCCAGTCAAGGCAAGGTAGCTTCTACGATTCCGGGAATGGCAGAGCAGGCTCATGCTATTATCAAGGCCTTGGGGCATACGAAAATTAACCTGCTCGGTCTTTCTATGGGTGGTTTTATCGCCCAAGAAATCGTTCGCCTTGATAGCCAAATGGTTAACCGTTTGATTCTAGCAGGAACAGGACCTCGTGGCGGTGTTGAAGTCGATAAGGTGACAGGAAAAACCTTCCGCTATATGCTGAAGGCAGGTCTCGAGCGTGTGGATCCCAAACGCTACATCTTCTACAATCATGATGAAGCAGGCCGACTGGAAGCTGAAAAAGTTCTGGGTCGTATGGGAGAAAGAAAAGCTGAGTATGCAGACAATGACATGAATGTCCCAGGATTTTTAACCCAGCTGAAGGCTATCAAACGTTGGGGGAGAGATCCTCAAGATGATATGACCTTTATCACGCAACCAACGCTGATCGTCAACGGTGACAAGGATATGCAAGTTCCGACTGAGAACTCTTATATCATGCATGAGAAAATCAAAAACAGCCAACTCATCATCTATCCAAATGCGGGTCACGGATCTATCTTCCAAAATGCAGAGGCCTTTTCAACAGCCTTGATAGACTTTTTGGAGGAATAG
- a CDS encoding TetR/AcrR family transcriptional regulator, translating into MQNKTESEKCLMKEYYVENQLSQTLIQLLQEKDLHNLTVKEVCLKAQIGRASFYRYYSSLEDVLSQQSRRLMQEWGREFEANPQSTPDRVFQSLFQHFQEYKEFYSILYRYQLTQVIVDTIKEKIELTADLPNDVAYGKSFFAYAIFGWINEWISRGMPENPTQLNQLFQEQAGVILGTLQALYRQE; encoded by the coding sequence ATGCAAAATAAGACAGAAAGCGAAAAATGTCTCATGAAAGAATACTATGTAGAAAACCAGCTGAGCCAGACCCTGATTCAACTTTTACAAGAAAAAGACCTCCACAACCTGACGGTCAAGGAGGTTTGCTTGAAAGCCCAAATCGGACGAGCATCCTTTTATCGTTACTATTCTTCGCTAGAAGATGTTCTCTCCCAGCAATCCCGCCGACTCATGCAGGAGTGGGGACGAGAGTTTGAAGCCAACCCGCAGTCAACACCTGATAGGGTCTTTCAAAGCCTCTTCCAGCATTTTCAAGAGTACAAGGAATTTTACAGCATCCTCTACCGCTACCAGCTAACTCAGGTCATCGTGGATACTATAAAGGAAAAGATTGAATTAACAGCTGACCTGCCTAATGATGTCGCATACGGTAAATCCTTTTTCGCCTATGCCATTTTCGGCTGGATCAATGAGTGGATCTCACGTGGTATGCCAGAAAATCCCACCCAACTCAATCAACTCTTTCAAGAGCAAGCTGGGGTGATTTTGGGGACTTTGCAGGCCTTGTATCGTCAAGAGTAG
- a CDS encoding NADP-dependent oxidoreductase encodes MKAAQHTSYNKNNIVLNITDIAKPQIKPNQVLVKVTAAGVNPLDNMISRGEVKMIVPYKLPQTAGNEVVGLVEEVGSSVTNFAVGDRVFGRLPLDNIGAFAEYVAVEATALAKVPAYLTDVEAAAVPLTALTIMQALDLMGAEAGKTIFISGGTGGVGGMAIPIAKAKGLTVITNGDGANAERVLALGADQFIDYKTEDYTKTVKNVDYVLDTLGGAETEKQMSIMKKGGQLVSLRAMPNGEFAKRMNLPKWKQVLLGLVGRKFDKMAESYGVHYHFIFVESNGQQLQEVADIFSKSEIKPSIDAVYPFEEVNAALDKVANGRSRGKTVLSFK; translated from the coding sequence ATGAAAGCAGCACAACATACATCTTATAACAAAAACAATATCGTACTTAACATAACTGACATTGCTAAACCTCAAATCAAACCCAATCAAGTCCTTGTCAAAGTGACAGCGGCAGGTGTCAATCCTCTAGATAACATGATTTCTCGTGGAGAGGTTAAAATGATTGTACCTTATAAATTGCCACAAACAGCGGGCAATGAGGTCGTTGGTTTGGTCGAGGAAGTCGGATCCAGCGTGACAAATTTTGCAGTTGGTGACCGTGTCTTTGGTCGTCTTCCTCTCGACAATATCGGTGCCTTTGCCGAGTATGTAGCGGTTGAGGCTACAGCCCTTGCCAAAGTTCCTGCCTATCTGACGGATGTGGAAGCGGCGGCTGTTCCCCTGACTGCCTTGACCATTATGCAGGCACTGGACCTCATGGGTGCAGAGGCTGGCAAGACCATTTTCATCTCAGGCGGGACAGGTGGTGTCGGCGGGATGGCCATTCCCATTGCCAAAGCCAAGGGCTTGACCGTCATTACCAACGGTGATGGTGCAAATGCAGAGCGGGTATTGGCGTTGGGTGCTGACCAGTTTATCGACTACAAGACAGAAGATTACACTAAAACAGTTAAAAATGTTGACTATGTCTTGGACACACTTGGCGGTGCAGAAACTGAGAAACAGATGTCAATCATGAAAAAAGGTGGTCAGCTGGTTTCCCTCCGTGCCATGCCAAACGGTGAATTTGCCAAACGCATGAACCTACCAAAATGGAAGCAAGTCCTGCTTGGCTTGGTTGGTCGCAAGTTTGATAAAATGGCTGAAAGCTATGGCGTACACTACCATTTCATCTTCGTAGAAAGCAATGGGCAACAGCTACAAGAAGTGGCAGATATTTTCAGCAAGTCAGAAATTAAACCGTCTATCGACGCTGTTTACCCATTTGAAGAAGTCAACGCAGCCTTGGACAAGGTCGCCAACGGTCGCTCACGTGGAAAAACTGTCCTTAGTTTTAAATAG
- a CDS encoding Rrf2 family transcriptional regulator has protein sequence MDTKFSVALHILTMISESSDVMTSQALATSVGTNASYIRKVIALLKNAGIIQSQQGKAGYELSKSPADISLLDIYYATQEVTHIQLFQQHQHANQACPVGRHIAGAVQPIFATIEQDLQDRLSQESLAQVIANLYQEAKKSN, from the coding sequence ATGGATACCAAATTTTCAGTAGCTTTGCATATCTTGACCATGATTAGCGAGAGTAGTGACGTCATGACGTCGCAGGCCTTGGCAACCAGCGTCGGTACCAATGCCAGTTATATCCGCAAGGTCATCGCTCTCTTGAAGAATGCAGGCATCATCCAGTCCCAGCAGGGCAAGGCTGGCTATGAGTTGAGCAAGAGTCCGGCGGACATCAGCCTTCTGGACATCTACTATGCTACCCAGGAAGTCACGCATATCCAGCTCTTTCAACAGCACCAACATGCTAATCAAGCCTGCCCAGTTGGTCGGCACATTGCAGGAGCTGTCCAGCCAATCTTTGCGACCATTGAGCAGGATTTGCAGGATAGATTATCCCAAGAAAGCTTGGCCCAGGTCATTGCTAACTTGTATCAAGAGGCAAAAAAATCCAACTGA